From a single Streptomyces sp. NBC_01264 genomic region:
- the prcB gene encoding proteasome subunit beta: protein MEPNTRSTGRLPAAFLTPGSSSFMDFLGAHQPEMLPGNRKLPDGVIEAPHGTTIVAATFPGGVVLAGDRRATMGNMIAQRDIEKVFPADEYSAVGIAGTAGLAVEMVKLFQLELEHFEKVEGATLSLEGKANRLSTMIRSNLGMAMQGLAVVPLFAGYDEAKEKGRIFSYDVTGGRSEEHGYAATGSGSIFARGSMKKLYHSKLTEEEATTLVVQALYDAADDDSATGGPDLYRHIYPIVTVMTDEGFRRLTDEESSELARKITNRRLEQPDGPRAALL from the coding sequence GTGGAACCCAACACTCGTAGCACAGGGCGTCTACCGGCAGCCTTCCTGACGCCGGGGTCGTCGTCCTTCATGGACTTCCTCGGGGCTCACCAGCCCGAGATGCTCCCGGGCAACCGGAAGCTGCCCGACGGGGTCATCGAGGCGCCGCACGGGACGACCATCGTGGCCGCCACCTTCCCCGGCGGGGTGGTCCTCGCCGGTGACCGGCGGGCGACCATGGGGAACATGATCGCGCAGCGGGACATCGAGAAGGTGTTCCCGGCGGACGAGTACTCCGCCGTCGGCATCGCCGGCACCGCCGGTCTGGCGGTGGAGATGGTGAAGCTGTTCCAGCTGGAGCTGGAGCACTTCGAGAAGGTGGAGGGCGCGACCCTCTCCCTCGAAGGTAAGGCGAACCGGCTGTCGACCATGATCCGGAGCAATCTGGGGATGGCGATGCAGGGGCTCGCCGTCGTCCCGCTCTTCGCGGGGTACGACGAGGCCAAGGAGAAGGGACGGATCTTCTCCTACGACGTGACCGGCGGCCGCTCCGAGGAGCACGGTTACGCCGCGACCGGGTCCGGTTCGATCTTCGCCCGCGGGTCGATGAAGAAGCTGTACCACTCCAAGCTGACGGAGGAGGAGGCCACGACGCTCGTCGTCCAGGCGTTGTACGACGCCGCCGACGACGACTCGGCGACCGGTGGCCCGGACCTCTACCGCCACATCTACCCCATCGTCACCGTCATGACCGACGAGGGATTCCGCAGGCTGACCGACGAGGAGTCCTCGGAGCTGGCCCGCAAGATCACGAACCGCCGGCTGGAGCAGCCCG
- a CDS encoding endonuclease VII domain-containing protein, whose translation MRDGLQCYCRPCAAEYHQQRQIAKGKNVRPRVVVPAGHKYCRRCKETKPHSEWDRNKTASDGLSTRCKACRAIQSRADHLKRSYGMTEAERDAMIAAQGGICLICKKRPAVHVDHCHTTGKVRGVLCFNCNTAIGKLGDDPDAARRVVSYLEGNLWNPTLVAQGVYRQPS comes from the coding sequence ATGCGTGACGGCCTGCAATGCTATTGCAGGCCGTGCGCAGCCGAGTATCACCAGCAGCGGCAGATAGCCAAGGGGAAGAACGTCCGTCCCCGCGTGGTGGTTCCGGCAGGGCACAAGTACTGCCGGCGGTGCAAGGAAACCAAGCCGCACTCGGAATGGGACCGGAACAAGACAGCTTCGGACGGGTTGTCGACGCGCTGCAAGGCCTGTCGGGCGATCCAGAGTCGGGCAGACCATCTGAAGCGCTCCTACGGCATGACCGAGGCCGAGCGCGACGCGATGATCGCGGCGCAGGGCGGCATCTGCTTGATCTGCAAAAAGCGTCCGGCGGTACATGTGGATCACTGCCACACCACGGGTAAGGTCCGAGGCGTACTTTGCTTCAACTGCAACACGGCCATCGGCAAGTTGGGAGACGATCCCGACGCAGCTCGTAGGGTCGTCTCATATCTGGAAGGAAACCTGTGGAACCCAACACTCGTAGCACAGGGCGTCTACCGGCAGCCTTCCTGA
- a CDS encoding ubiquitin-like protein Pup, whose protein sequence is MATKDTGGGQQKAQRSTEEVEEAAVEESTDLKERQEKLSDDVDSVLDEIDDVLEENAEDFVRSFVQKGGE, encoded by the coding sequence ATGGCGACCAAGGACACCGGCGGCGGACAGCAGAAGGCGCAGCGCTCGACCGAGGAGGTCGAGGAGGCCGCGGTCGAAGAATCGACCGACCTCAAGGAGCGACAGGAAAAGCTCTCCGACGACGTCGACTCGGTACTCGATGAAATCGATGATGTGCTCGAGGAAAATGCCGAGGACTTCGTGCGTTCCTTCGTTCAGAAGGGTGGCGAGTGA
- the dop gene encoding depupylase/deamidase Dop, whose amino-acid sequence MTVRRVMGIETEYGISVPGHPNANAMLTSSQIVNAYAAAMHRARRARWDFEEENPLRDARGFDLAREAADNSQLTDEDIGLANVILTNGARLYVDHAHPEYSSPEITNPLDAVLWDKAGERIMAEAAVRAAQLPGAQPIHLYKNNTDNKGASYGTHENYLMKRETPFSDIVRHLTPFFVSRLVFTGAGRVGIGQDGREHGFQISQRADYFEVEVGLETTLKRPIINTRDEPHSDAEKYRRLHVIIGDANLSEISTYLKLGTTALVLSMIEDGYINVDLAVDQPVRTLHQVSHDPDLQHLITLRSGRTLTAVQLQMEYYELARKYVEERFGSDADEQTKDVLARWEDVLGRLETDPMSLSGELDWIAKREILEGYRRRDGLGWDAARLHLVDLQYADVRPEKGLYNRLVARGKMKRLLDETAVERAQSKPPEDTRAYFRGRCLEQYADDVAAASWDSVIFDLPGHDSLQRVPTLEPLRGTRAHVKELLDRCRTAEDLVRVLSGR is encoded by the coding sequence ATGACCGTACGGCGAGTAATGGGGATCGAGACGGAGTACGGGATCTCCGTCCCGGGGCACCCGAACGCCAATGCCATGCTCACCTCGTCCCAGATCGTCAACGCCTACGCGGCGGCGATGCACCGGGCGCGACGCGCCCGCTGGGACTTCGAGGAAGAGAACCCGCTGCGGGACGCCCGCGGCTTCGACCTCGCCCGCGAGGCCGCCGACAACAGCCAGCTCACCGACGAGGACATCGGCCTCGCCAATGTCATCCTCACCAACGGCGCACGCCTCTACGTGGACCACGCACACCCCGAATACAGCTCCCCGGAGATCACCAACCCGCTCGACGCCGTCCTCTGGGACAAGGCCGGCGAGCGGATCATGGCCGAGGCCGCCGTCAGGGCCGCCCAGCTCCCCGGGGCCCAGCCCATCCACCTCTACAAGAACAACACCGACAACAAGGGCGCCTCCTACGGCACGCACGAGAACTACCTGATGAAGCGGGAGACCCCCTTCTCGGACATCGTGCGCCACCTCACCCCCTTCTTCGTCTCCCGCCTCGTCTTCACCGGCGCCGGCCGCGTCGGCATCGGCCAGGACGGCCGCGAACACGGCTTCCAGATCAGCCAGCGCGCCGACTACTTCGAAGTCGAGGTCGGCCTGGAGACCACCCTCAAGCGCCCCATCATCAACACGCGGGACGAGCCGCACTCGGACGCGGAGAAGTACCGCCGCCTCCACGTGATCATCGGAGACGCCAACCTCTCCGAGATCTCCACCTACCTCAAGCTCGGCACCACCGCCCTCGTCCTGTCCATGATCGAAGACGGTTACATCAACGTCGACCTCGCCGTGGACCAGCCCGTACGCACCCTCCACCAGGTCTCCCACGACCCCGACCTGCAGCACCTGATCACGCTGCGCAGCGGGCGGACGCTGACCGCCGTACAGCTCCAGATGGAGTACTACGAGCTGGCCAGGAAGTACGTGGAGGAGCGTTTCGGCTCCGACGCGGACGAGCAGACCAAGGATGTGCTGGCCCGCTGGGAGGACGTACTGGGCCGGCTGGAGACGGACCCGATGAGCCTGTCGGGGGAGCTCGACTGGATCGCCAAGCGGGAGATCCTCGAGGGCTACCGGCGCCGGGACGGCCTAGGCTGGGACGCGGCCCGGCTTCACCTCGTCGACCTCCAGTACGCGGACGTACGGCCCGAGAAGGGGCTGTACAACCGCCTGGTGGCCCGCGGCAAGATGAAGCGGCTGCTGGACGAGACCGCGGTGGAACGGGCGCAGAGCAAGCCTCCGGAGGACACCCGGGCGTACTTCCGGGGGCGGTGCCTGGAGCAGTACGCGGACGACGTGGCGGCGGCCTCGTGGGACTCGGTGATCTTCGACCTGCCGGGCCACGACTCCCTCCAGCGGGTCCCGACCCTGGAACCCCTGCGGGGGACCCGTGCCCACGTGAAGGAGCTCCTGGACCGCTGTCGTACGGCGGAGGACCTGGTCCGGGTGCTCTCGGGGCGGTAA
- the arc gene encoding proteasome ATPase, translated as MAAHDDDINRGIRPGRGSEDPAGQVAYLEQEIAVLRRKLADSPRHTRILEERIVELQTNLAGVSAQNERLANTLREARDQIVALKEEVDRLAQPPAGFGVFLQSNEDGTVDIFTGGRKLRVNVSPSVEPEDLRRGQEVMLNEALNVVEAMEFERAGDIVTLKEILEDGERALVVGHTDEERVVRLAEPLLDVTIRPGDSLLLEPRSGYVYEIVPKSEVEDLVLEEVPDIDYDKIGGLGDQIELIRDAVELPYLYPDLFKEHELRPPKGILLYGPPGCGKTLIAKAVANSLAKKVAEVTGQPTGKSYFLNIKGPELLNKYVGETERHIRLVFQRAREKASEGTPVIVFFDEMESLFRTRGSGVSSDVENTIVPQLLAEIDGVEGLENVIVIGASNREDMIDPAILRPGRLDVKIKIERPGAEAAKDIFAKYLKATLPLHTDDLGEHQGSTAETVHSMIQTVVEQMYAETEENRFLEVTYANGDKEVLYFKDFNSGAMIQNIVDRAKKMAIKAFLEHNQKGLRVAHLLQACVDEFKENEDLPNTTNPDDWARISGKKGERIVFIRTLVTGKQGADTGRSIDTVANTGQYL; from the coding sequence GTGGCAGCCCACGACGACGACATCAACCGCGGCATCCGGCCCGGGCGAGGGTCTGAGGACCCCGCCGGCCAGGTTGCCTATCTCGAGCAGGAAATCGCCGTCCTGCGACGTAAGCTCGCCGACTCTCCGCGACACACGAGGATTCTCGAAGAGCGGATCGTCGAGCTCCAGACAAACCTGGCAGGCGTCTCCGCACAGAACGAGCGGCTGGCGAACACCCTGCGCGAGGCCCGCGACCAGATCGTGGCCCTCAAGGAAGAAGTCGACCGGCTCGCACAGCCGCCGGCCGGCTTCGGAGTCTTCCTGCAGTCGAACGAAGACGGAACCGTCGACATCTTCACCGGCGGCCGAAAGCTCCGCGTGAACGTGAGCCCCAGCGTCGAACCGGAAGACCTCCGGCGAGGCCAGGAGGTCATGCTCAACGAGGCCCTCAACGTGGTCGAGGCCATGGAGTTCGAACGGGCCGGGGACATCGTCACCCTCAAGGAAATCCTCGAGGACGGCGAGCGCGCCCTGGTGGTCGGGCACACCGACGAGGAAAGGGTGGTGAGGCTCGCCGAGCCGCTCCTGGACGTCACCATCCGCCCCGGCGACTCCCTGCTGCTCGAACCCCGCTCCGGCTACGTCTACGAGATCGTCCCCAAGAGCGAGGTCGAAGACCTCGTCCTCGAAGAGGTCCCGGACATCGACTACGACAAGATCGGCGGCCTGGGCGACCAGATCGAACTGATCCGCGACGCAGTCGAGCTCCCCTACCTCTACCCCGACCTCTTCAAGGAACACGAACTGCGGCCCCCGAAGGGCATCCTGCTCTACGGCCCCCCCGGCTGTGGCAAGACGCTCATCGCCAAGGCCGTGGCCAACTCCCTTGCCAAGAAGGTCGCCGAAGTCACCGGCCAGCCCACCGGGAAGTCCTACTTCCTCAACATCAAGGGCCCCGAACTCCTCAACAAGTACGTCGGCGAGACCGAGCGGCACATCCGCCTCGTCTTCCAGCGTGCGAGGGAGAAGGCGAGCGAGGGCACCCCCGTCATCGTCTTCTTCGACGAGATGGAATCCCTCTTCCGCACCCGCGGATCCGGAGTCAGCTCGGACGTGGAGAACACCATCGTCCCCCAGCTGCTCGCCGAGATCGACGGCGTGGAAGGCCTGGAGAACGTCATCGTCATCGGCGCCTCCAACCGCGAGGACATGATCGACCCGGCCATCCTGCGCCCCGGCCGGCTCGACGTGAAGATCAAGATCGAGCGCCCCGGCGCCGAGGCCGCCAAGGACATCTTCGCGAAGTACCTCAAGGCCACCCTGCCCCTGCACACCGACGACCTCGGCGAGCACCAGGGATCCACCGCCGAAACCGTCCACAGCATGATCCAGACCGTCGTCGAGCAGATGTACGCCGAAACCGAGGAAAACCGCTTCCTCGAGGTCACGTACGCCAACGGCGACAAGGAAGTCCTCTACTTCAAGGACTTCAACTCGGGCGCGATGATCCAGAACATCGTGGACCGTGCGAAGAAGATGGCCATCAAGGCCTTCCTCGAGCACAACCAGAAGGGCCTTCGCGTCGCCCATCTCCTCCAGGCTTGCGTGGACGAGTTCAAGGAGAACGAAGACCTGCCCAACACCACCAACCCCGACGACTGGGCCCGAATCTCCGGAAAGAAGGGCGAGCGGATCGTATTCATCCGAACCCTCGTCACCGGAAAGCAAGGCGCGGACACCGGACGCTCCATCGACACGGTGGCCAACACCGGTCAGTACCTCTGA
- a CDS encoding ferredoxin, with product MTVQQEAATERNAGAEGVAGEPLEVWIDQDLCTGDGICVQYAPEVFELDIDGLAYVKSPADELLVEAGATTPVPLVLLQDVVDSAKECPGDCIHVRRVSDRVEVFGPDAQ from the coding sequence ATGACCGTGCAGCAGGAGGCGGCCACCGAGCGGAACGCGGGTGCCGAGGGCGTGGCCGGAGAGCCGTTGGAGGTCTGGATCGACCAGGACCTCTGCACGGGCGACGGCATCTGCGTGCAGTACGCACCGGAGGTGTTCGAGCTGGACATCGATGGTCTGGCGTACGTGAAGAGCCCTGCCGACGAGTTGCTCGTGGAGGCGGGGGCGACCACTCCGGTTCCGCTGGTGCTGCTTCAGGACGTGGTGGATTCCGCGAAGGAATGCCCCGGGGATTGCATCCATGTAAGGCGGGTTTCGGACAGGGTGGAAGTCTTCGGTCCGGACGCCCAGTAA
- a CDS encoding tRNA (adenine-N1)-methyltransferase: MSEPTGAARRRGPFEVGDQVQLTDPKGRHYTFTLEAGKNFHTHKGSFPHDELIGSPEGSVVRTTGNVAYLALRPLLPDYVLSMPRGAAVVYPKDAGQILAFADIFPGARVVEAGVGSGSLSSFLLRAIGDQGMLHSYERRPDFAEIATANVERYFGGPHPAWQLTVGDLQDNLSDTDVDRVILDMLAPWECLEAVSKALVPGGILCCYVATTTQLSRTVESIREFGCYAEPQPWESMIRNWHVEGLAVRPDHRMIGHTGFLVTARRLADGVEPPMRRRRPSKGAYGEDYDGPGRGPLPAVAGGQSAAKTAETAATAAAETTADTDGV; encoded by the coding sequence ATGTCCGAACCGACCGGTGCCGCCCGCCGACGCGGGCCCTTCGAGGTCGGGGACCAGGTACAGCTCACCGACCCCAAGGGCCGCCACTACACGTTCACGCTCGAAGCTGGGAAGAATTTCCACACCCACAAGGGTTCCTTCCCGCACGACGAGCTGATCGGCTCCCCCGAGGGAAGCGTTGTCCGTACCACGGGCAACGTCGCCTACCTCGCGCTGCGTCCCCTGCTCCCCGACTATGTCCTGTCCATGCCCCGCGGTGCCGCCGTGGTCTACCCCAAGGACGCCGGCCAGATCCTGGCCTTCGCCGACATCTTCCCCGGCGCCCGCGTCGTCGAGGCAGGCGTCGGCTCCGGCTCCCTGAGCAGCTTCCTGCTGCGCGCCATCGGCGACCAGGGCATGCTCCACAGCTACGAGCGCCGCCCCGACTTCGCCGAGATCGCCACGGCCAATGTCGAGCGCTACTTCGGCGGCCCGCACCCCGCGTGGCAGCTGACCGTGGGCGACCTCCAGGACAACCTGTCCGACACGGACGTCGACCGCGTGATCCTCGACATGCTCGCCCCCTGGGAGTGCCTGGAGGCCGTCTCCAAGGCGCTGGTCCCCGGCGGCATCCTCTGCTGCTACGTGGCCACCACCACCCAGCTCTCCCGGACCGTCGAATCGATCCGCGAGTTCGGCTGCTACGCCGAACCGCAGCCCTGGGAATCGATGATCCGCAACTGGCACGTCGAGGGCCTGGCCGTCCGCCCGGACCACCGGATGATCGGCCACACCGGCTTCCTCGTCACCGCCCGCCGCCTCGCCGACGGCGTCGAGCCGCCCATGCGCCGCCGCCGCCCCTCCAAGGGCGCCTACGGCGAGGACTACGACGGCCCCGGCCGGGGGCCCCTCCCAGCGGTAGCTGGGGGACAGTCCGCCGCCAAGACCGCGGAGACGGCCGCCACGGCCGCGGCCGAGACCACCGCCGACACCGACGGCGTCTGA
- a CDS encoding site-2 protease family protein, producing the protein MGRPFGVPVYVSPSWFLVAALITWVFGGQLDRILPDLGTLRYLVALFFAVAFYASVLVHELAHTVAALRFKLPVRRIQLQFFGGVSEIEKESETPGREFVLAFVGPLLSLLLAGAFYLGMKAVEPASVPGVLLAGLMISNLLVAAFNLLPGLPLDGGRMLRAVIWGMTGKPMTGTIAAAWAGRALAVAVLLGLPLLNSTGTLGSPTDDIGGMDTVMDALLAAILAGIIWTGAGNSLRVARLREHLPELHARKLTRRAIPVENATPLSEALRRANEAGARALVVVDGLGDPTGIVRESAIASVPEHRRPWVAAGTLAQDLTDGMKVSADLTGEELLDHLRTTPATEYLVLQPDGAIYGVLSTLDVEKAFVKAMARPQS; encoded by the coding sequence ATGGGCCGCCCCTTCGGCGTACCCGTCTACGTCTCGCCCAGCTGGTTCCTCGTCGCCGCCCTCATCACCTGGGTCTTCGGCGGCCAGCTCGACCGCATCCTCCCCGACCTCGGCACCCTGCGCTACCTCGTGGCCCTCTTCTTCGCCGTCGCCTTCTACGCCTCGGTCCTCGTCCACGAACTCGCCCACACCGTCGCCGCCCTCCGCTTCAAACTCCCCGTACGCCGAATCCAGCTCCAGTTCTTCGGCGGCGTCTCCGAGATCGAGAAGGAATCCGAAACCCCCGGCCGCGAATTCGTCCTCGCCTTCGTCGGCCCCCTCCTCTCCCTCCTCCTCGCCGGCGCCTTCTACCTCGGCATGAAAGCCGTCGAACCCGCCAGCGTCCCCGGCGTCCTCCTCGCCGGCCTCATGATCTCCAACCTCCTCGTCGCCGCCTTCAACCTCCTCCCCGGCCTCCCCCTCGACGGCGGCCGCATGCTCCGCGCCGTCATCTGGGGCATGACCGGCAAACCCATGACCGGCACCATCGCCGCCGCCTGGGCCGGCCGCGCGCTCGCCGTCGCCGTCCTCCTCGGCCTGCCCCTCCTGAACTCCACCGGGACCCTCGGCAGCCCCACGGACGACATCGGCGGCATGGACACCGTCATGGACGCCCTCCTCGCCGCGATCCTCGCCGGCATCATCTGGACCGGAGCCGGCAACAGCCTCCGCGTCGCCCGCCTGCGCGAACACCTCCCGGAACTCCACGCACGCAAACTCACCCGCCGCGCCATCCCCGTCGAGAACGCCACCCCCCTCTCCGAAGCCCTCCGCCGCGCCAACGAAGCAGGCGCCCGCGCCCTCGTCGTCGTCGACGGACTCGGAGACCCCACCGGCATCGTCCGCGAAAGCGCCATCGCCTCCGTCCCCGAACACCGCCGCCCCTGGGTCGCCGCCGGCACCCTCGCCCAGGACCTCACCGACGGCATGAAGGTTTCAGCGGACCTCACCGGCGAAGAACTCCTCGACCACCTCCGCACCACCCCCGCCACCGAGTACCTCGTCCTCCAGCCCGACGGCGCCATCTACGGCGTCCTGTCCACCCTCGACGTGGAAAAGGCCTTCGTGAAGGCCATGGCGCGGCCCCAGTCCTGA
- a CDS encoding RecB family exonuclease produces MRGVMLRSCSARGVGVDGMRVLSVAGRRVLSMTTSPGSGPDDAVSSSVPDPVPGSGAVPGSGEGSGSGAGSVPAQAVAVAPSSLSPSRASDFMRCPLLYRFRVIDKLPEKPSAAATRGTLVHAVLERLFDHPAAERTAPRAKALIPGQWDRLLESKPELSELFPGGDEGAGLERWLTEAEALVDRWFTLEDPTRLEPVEREFFVETELESGLRLRGIIDRVDVAPTGEVRIVDYKTGKAPRPEYAEGALFQMKFYALVVWRLKRVVPRRLQLVYLGSGDVITYDPVIEDLERMERKLLALWEAIREATETGDWRPRQSKLCGWCDHQAVCPEFGGTPPVYPLALPSAGRGES; encoded by the coding sequence TTGCGCGGTGTGATGCTCCGATCATGCAGTGCGAGGGGGGTCGGCGTCGATGGTATGCGCGTGCTGTCGGTGGCGGGTCGTAGGGTTTTGTCCATGACGACGAGCCCCGGCAGCGGTCCGGACGACGCAGTGAGCAGTTCCGTGCCCGATCCGGTGCCCGGTTCCGGTGCCGTGCCCGGTTCCGGTGAGGGTTCCGGTTCCGGTGCGGGTTCCGTGCCCGCGCAGGCGGTGGCCGTGGCGCCTTCTTCGCTGTCGCCCTCGCGGGCGAGCGATTTCATGCGGTGTCCGTTGCTGTACCGGTTCCGGGTGATCGACAAGCTGCCGGAGAAGCCGAGTGCGGCGGCGACGCGGGGGACGCTGGTGCACGCGGTGCTGGAGCGGCTTTTCGATCATCCGGCGGCGGAGCGTACGGCGCCGCGGGCGAAGGCGTTGATTCCCGGGCAGTGGGACCGGCTGCTGGAGTCGAAGCCGGAGCTGTCGGAGCTGTTCCCGGGGGGTGACGAGGGGGCGGGGCTGGAGCGCTGGCTGACGGAGGCCGAGGCGTTGGTGGACCGGTGGTTCACGTTGGAGGACCCGACGCGGCTGGAGCCGGTGGAGCGGGAGTTCTTCGTGGAGACGGAGCTGGAGTCGGGGCTCCGGCTGCGCGGGATCATCGACCGGGTGGACGTGGCGCCGACGGGTGAGGTGCGGATCGTCGACTACAAGACGGGGAAGGCGCCGCGGCCGGAGTACGCCGAGGGTGCGCTGTTCCAGATGAAGTTCTACGCGCTGGTGGTGTGGCGGCTGAAGCGGGTGGTGCCGCGGCGGCTGCAGCTGGTGTATCTGGGCAGTGGGGACGTGATCACGTACGACCCGGTGATCGAGGATCTGGAGCGGATGGAGCGCAAGCTGCTGGCGCTGTGGGAGGCGATCCGGGAGGCGACGGAGACGGGTGACTGGCGGCCGCGGCAGTCGAAGCTGTGCGGCTGGTGTGATCATCAGGCGGTGTGTCCGGAGTTCGGTGGTACTCCCCCGGTCTATCCGCTGGCACTGCCGTCCGCCGGGCGGGGCGAATCCTGA
- a CDS encoding response regulator yields the protein MAIRVLLVDDQPLLRTGFRMILEAEQDLAVVGEAGDGLQALDQVRALQPDVVLMDIRMPRMDGVEATRQITGPGRDGPAKVLVLTTFDLDEYVVEALRAGASGFLLKDAPAAELVQAIRVVAGGEAMLAPSITRRLLDKYAGHLPSGEDSVPDMIASLTEREVEVLKLVARGLSNAEIAADLFVSETTVKTHVGHVLTKLGLRDRVQAAVYAYESGLVRPGAGQ from the coding sequence GTGGCGATCCGCGTACTGCTGGTCGACGATCAGCCGCTGCTGCGCACCGGTTTCCGGATGATCCTGGAGGCCGAGCAGGACCTGGCGGTGGTCGGTGAGGCCGGGGACGGTCTGCAGGCGCTGGACCAGGTGCGGGCGTTGCAGCCCGATGTGGTGCTGATGGACATCCGGATGCCGCGGATGGACGGGGTGGAGGCGACGCGGCAGATCACGGGTCCGGGTCGGGACGGTCCGGCGAAGGTGCTGGTGCTGACGACCTTCGATCTGGACGAGTACGTGGTGGAGGCGTTGCGGGCGGGGGCCAGTGGGTTCTTGCTGAAGGACGCGCCGGCGGCGGAGCTGGTGCAGGCGATCCGGGTGGTGGCGGGTGGCGAGGCGATGCTGGCGCCGAGCATCACGCGGCGGTTGCTGGACAAGTACGCGGGGCATCTGCCGTCGGGCGAGGACAGTGTTCCGGACATGATCGCTTCGTTGACGGAGCGTGAGGTCGAGGTGCTGAAGCTGGTGGCCCGGGGGCTGTCGAACGCGGAGATCGCGGCGGATCTGTTCGTGAGCGAGACGACGGTGAAGACGCATGTGGGTCATGTGCTGACGAAGCTGGGTCTGCGTGACCGGGTGCAGGCGGCGGTGTACGCGTACGAGAGCGGTCTGGTGCGTCCGGGCGCCGGTCAGTAG
- a CDS encoding ABC transporter substrate-binding protein, with product MKTRNQWLAAPVGAATAAALLSGCGATDGSNAAGAKGVVMGISDKVKATDPASGYDPGSWLLFNNVFQSLLSFPKGGTNPEPDAAQACGFEGVGSKTYACTLRTGLKFSNGNSLTAKDVKYSFERTLKINDENGPAVMLASIGSIDTPDDKTVVFHLKAPDATFPSKIASGAGSIVDHTEYPADKLRTDGKAFGSGVYKLDSINDKSASFSVNDSYSGKAKPKNSGVTMKFFNEDQAALKKVLESGDVDFAFRGLAAKDIAGLASQTGDQKVEVVQGAGAEVEHLVFNTADPVAGKLPVRKAIAYLVDREALVREVYDGTATPLYSIVPAGIASHTTAFFDRYGGSPQPEKAKAALRAAGIKDKVKITLYSTPSRYGPSTDQEFQLIAKQLNSSGLFEADVKSVEFEQYEKDIQAGKYGVYVKGWVPDYPDADNFTQPFFGPDNVLHNNYDNKEITGTIIPATSAKSDRGSASADYARLQDIVADEIPLLPLWQSKQYAVTRQNVTGLQWSLDASTVFRFWEISKG from the coding sequence GTGAAGACACGGAACCAGTGGTTGGCCGCCCCCGTCGGAGCGGCCACCGCCGCCGCGCTGCTGAGCGGTTGCGGCGCGACGGACGGCTCCAACGCCGCCGGCGCCAAGGGCGTCGTCATGGGCATATCCGACAAGGTGAAGGCCACCGACCCCGCCTCGGGCTACGACCCCGGCTCCTGGCTGCTCTTCAACAACGTCTTCCAGTCCCTGCTCAGCTTCCCCAAGGGCGGCACCAACCCCGAACCCGACGCCGCCCAGGCCTGCGGCTTCGAGGGCGTCGGGAGCAAGACCTACGCGTGCACCCTGCGCACCGGGCTGAAGTTCAGCAACGGCAACAGCCTCACCGCCAAGGACGTCAAGTACTCCTTCGAGCGCACCCTCAAGATCAACGACGAGAACGGCCCCGCCGTCATGCTCGCGTCGATCGGCAGCATCGACACCCCCGACGACAAGACCGTCGTCTTCCACCTCAAGGCCCCCGACGCGACCTTCCCCAGCAAGATCGCGTCCGGCGCCGGCTCCATCGTCGACCACACCGAGTACCCCGCGGACAAACTCCGCACGGACGGCAAGGCCTTCGGCTCCGGCGTCTACAAGCTGGACTCGATCAACGACAAGAGCGCCTCCTTCTCCGTCAACGACAGCTACAGCGGCAAGGCCAAGCCGAAGAACAGCGGCGTCACCATGAAGTTCTTCAACGAGGACCAGGCCGCCCTCAAGAAGGTCCTCGAAAGCGGAGACGTCGACTTCGCCTTCCGCGGCCTCGCCGCCAAGGACATCGCCGGCCTCGCCTCCCAGACCGGCGACCAGAAGGTCGAGGTCGTCCAGGGCGCCGGCGCCGAGGTCGAACACCTCGTCTTCAACACGGCCGACCCCGTCGCGGGCAAGCTCCCCGTCCGCAAGGCCATCGCCTACCTCGTCGACCGCGAGGCCCTCGTCCGCGAGGTCTACGACGGCACCGCCACCCCGCTCTACTCCATCGTCCCGGCCGGCATCGCCTCCCACACCACCGCCTTCTTCGACCGCTACGGCGGCAGCCCCCAGCCCGAGAAGGCCAAGGCCGCCCTCCGCGCGGCCGGCATCAAGGACAAGGTGAAGATCACCCTGTACTCGACGCCCAGCCGCTACGGCCCCTCGACGGACCAGGAATTCCAGCTCATCGCCAAGCAGCTCAACAGCAGCGGCCTCTTCGAAGCCGACGTCAAATCCGTCGAGTTCGAGCAGTACGAGAAGGACATCCAGGCGGGCAAGTACGGCGTCTACGTCAAGGGCTGGGTCCCCGACTACCCCGACGCCGACAACTTCACGCAGCCCTTCTTCGGCCCCGACAACGTGCTGCACAACAACTACGACAACAAGGAGATCACCGGGACCATCATCCCGGCGACCTCCGCCAAGTCCGACCGCGGCTCCGCCAGCGCCGACTACGCCCGCCTCCAGGACATCGTCGCCGACGAGATCCCCCTGCTCCCGCTCTGGCAGAGCAAGCAGTACGCCGTCACCCGCCAGAACGTGACCGGCCTGCAGTGGTCCCTGGACGCCTCCACCGTCTTCCGCTTCTGGGAGATCAGCAAGGGCTGA